A single genomic interval of Arachis duranensis cultivar V14167 chromosome 7, aradu.V14167.gnm2.J7QH, whole genome shotgun sequence harbors:
- the LOC107459748 gene encoding uncharacterized protein LOC107459748, translating to MKLVSYMSQWRGIAKEAMDRTAIAVKFLCCLHITDTYFCSPTHVYGPSMLPTLNMVGDIVLVEHVSQRLGKVRHGDLVVIRSPLDPKRCLTKRIMGMEGDTVTYFDPMLGDATRVAVVPKGHVWIQGDNIFASHDSRHFGPVPYGLIQGKVFFRVWPLDCLGVPGQ from the exons atgaaaCTGGTGAGTTACATGTCACAATGGAGAGGCATTGCAAAGGAAGCTATGGACCGAACAGCCATAGCAGTAAAGTTCCTCTGTTGCCTTCACATTACGGACACCTACTTCTGTTCCCCAACTCAC GTGTATGGGCCTAGTATGCTCCCCACACTCAACATGGTAGGCGACATCGTTTTGGTTGAACACGTGTCTCAGAGGCTTGGGAAGGTTCGGCATGGTGACTTGGTTGTGATTCGGTCACCGTTGGACCCTAAGAGGTGCCTTACCAAAAGGATTATGGGAATGGAAGGGGATACTGTTACTTACTTTGATCCTATGCTTGGTGATGCTACTCGTGTTGCTGTG GTGCCAAAGGGGCATGTTTGGATTCAAGGGGATAACATCTTTGCATCCCATGATTCACGGCATTTCGGCCCTGTTCCTTATGGCCTTATACAAGGAAAAGTGTTTTTCAGG gTTTGGCCACTTGATTGCCTTGGAGTACCGGGTCAATAA
- the LOC107459857 gene encoding solanesyl diphosphate synthase 1, chloroplastic, with amino-acid sequence MISVTSKSIDYAGKNLVSCGCSSNANTGRSYAAPTVNGGTHAIQGIPTGLDLKSYSETPISPSKLFEVVADDLQTLNKNLQSIVGAENPVLMSAAEQIFSAGGKRMRPALVFLVSRATAELLGLKDLTVKHRRLAEIIEMIHTASLIHDDVLDESDLRRGKETVHQMFGTRVAVLAGDFMFAQSSWYLANLENIEVIKLISQVIKDFASGEIKQASSLFDCDVELDEYLIKSYYKTASLIAASTKGAAIFSGADRNITEKMFEYGKNLGLSFQVVDDILDFTQSAEQLGKPAGTDLAKGNLTAPVIFALEKEPKLRDIIESEFSETSSLDEAIKLVKSCGGIERAQELAKEKADLAIQSLQCLPPSIFRLALEDMVAYNLQRIA; translated from the exons atgatttcTGTGACAAGTAAAAGCATTGATTATGCTGGGAAAAACTTGGTTTCTTGTGGATGCTCCTCCAATGCTAACACTGGGAGAAGCTATGCTGCACCTACTGTTAATG GTGGAACTCATGCAATTCAAGGAATTCCAACAGGATTGGACTTGAAGAGTTATTCAGAAACCCCCATATCACCATCAAAGTTGTTTGAAGTAGTTGCTGATGACCTGCAGACACTCAACAAAAATCTTCAATCG ATTGTAGGTGCAGAAAATCCAGTTTTAATGTCTGCAGCTGAGCAGATATTTAGCGCCGGTGGGAAGAGGATGAGACCGGCTCTGGTGTTCTTGGTGTCACGGGCTACAGCAGAGCTACTTGGCTTGAA GGACCTTACTGTCAAGCATCGACGGTTAGCAGAGATAATCGAAATGATTCATACTGCAAGTTTGATACACGATGATGTATTAGATGAGAGTGACTTACGACGAG GGAAGGAAACTGTTCATCAAATGTTTGGAACAAGAGTGGCAGTGTTGGCCGGAGACTTCATGTTTGCACAGTCGTCGTGGTATCTTGCCAACCTTGAAAATATTGAAGTTATTAAACTTATCAGCCAG GTTATTAAAGATTTTGCAAGTGGTGAAATAAAGCAGGCTTCTAGCTTGTTTGATTGTGATGTTGAACTCGACGAGTATCTAATTAAGAGCTACTATAAGACAGCCTCTTTGATTGCTGCCAGTACCAAAGGAGCTGCAATTTTTAGTGGCGCCGACCGAAACATCACTGAGAAAATGTTTGAATATGGAAAGAATCTCGGTCTATCCTTCCAAGTTGTGGATGACATATTGGATTTTACACAATCGGCCGAGCAACTAGGCAAACCTGCAGGCACTGACCTTGCCAAAGGTAACCTCACTGCACCAGTGATTTTCGCCTTGGAAAAAGAACCAAAGTTGAGGGACATCATTGAATCAGAATTCAGCGAGACCAGTTCCCTTGACGAAGCCATCAAGTTGGTCAAGAGTTGTGGTGGCATCGAAAGGGCGCAAGAATTGGCGAAAGAGAAAGCTGATCTTGCTATTCAGAGTCTTCAATGCCTTCCTCCAAGCATATTTCGATTAGCTCTTGAAGATATGGTAGCCTATAACCTTCAAAGGATTGCATGA